In Blastopirellula sp. J2-11, a single genomic region encodes these proteins:
- a CDS encoding YbaN family protein, which produces MDTIKTTTKRRLRFHGTPTTLVKESPVVAAVGLRRVMFVTGALFFLTLGILGAILPVLPCTPFLLLASYFAARSSPRLNAAILRNRLIGPILRDWNAHRGVRRNVKIKAMLLVGICVTLTMFLMQPTPLVMAAIATLSTIGIVVVAKLPEVKAQ; this is translated from the coding sequence ATGGATACGATCAAGACAACTACCAAACGTCGATTGCGATTTCATGGCACGCCAACCACGTTGGTCAAAGAGTCGCCGGTGGTCGCCGCTGTGGGACTGCGCCGCGTGATGTTTGTCACGGGGGCTCTTTTCTTTTTGACGCTCGGAATCTTGGGGGCAATCTTGCCGGTCCTCCCCTGCACGCCGTTTCTGCTGTTGGCCAGCTACTTTGCGGCTCGTAGTTCGCCGCGACTGAACGCAGCGATTCTCCGCAACCGCCTGATCGGTCCGATCCTGCGCGACTGGAACGCGCATCGCGGCGTCCGGAGGAATGTAAAAATCAAAGCAATGCTGCTGGTCGGCATCTGCGTCACGCTGACGATGTTTTTGATGCAACCGACGCCGCTGGTGATGGCGGCGATCGCTACTCTTTCAACGATTGGGATTGTGGTGGTCGCGAAACTGCCGGAAGTCAAAGCGCAGTAG
- a CDS encoding DUF3419 family protein has product MALLNWVRGRVFNLVHQNNLVYNTCWEDPRLDRVALELEPHHNVMVITSAGCNALDYALAGANHVYAVDMNPRQNALLDLKKAAIRELEYEDFFQMFGTGRLPNFQQIYEQKLRHALPEWSQSYWNRKIRYFRPRKKRSFYFRGTSGSFARMMNIYVDRVLRLRPLVLELLDAANIEEQKEIYEKVHKRLWTKSLKFAMSRDTTWSLVGVPRAQREYLEQHYENGIVDFVQENMRAVFAELPIQDNYFWRVYITGEYTPKCCPEYLKPENFQRLKDDVIHRVSTHTDSVEHFLRKHDGTPIHRLVLLDHMDWLTGSLHPYLVSEWQAIMDTTREHGARILWRSGGMDTQFVNEVPVTVDGQKREVGDMLQYHDETADSLHPKDRVHTYGAFRIADLAA; this is encoded by the coding sequence ATGGCGCTCTTGAATTGGGTCCGGGGACGCGTTTTCAACCTGGTCCATCAAAATAATCTTGTTTACAACACCTGCTGGGAAGATCCGCGACTTGATCGCGTCGCTCTCGAGCTAGAGCCGCACCACAACGTGATGGTCATCACGTCGGCTGGTTGCAATGCGCTCGACTATGCGTTGGCAGGCGCCAATCACGTATACGCGGTCGATATGAACCCGCGTCAGAACGCGCTGCTCGACCTGAAAAAAGCGGCGATTCGCGAACTGGAATATGAAGACTTCTTCCAGATGTTCGGGACTGGCCGCTTGCCAAATTTCCAACAGATCTACGAACAAAAGCTCCGACATGCGTTGCCGGAATGGTCGCAGTCGTACTGGAATCGCAAGATCCGCTACTTCCGCCCCCGTAAAAAGCGGAGCTTCTATTTCCGCGGCACTTCGGGCTCGTTCGCCCGCATGATGAACATTTACGTCGATCGGGTGCTTCGCCTGAGGCCGCTGGTGCTGGAACTGCTGGATGCGGCCAACATCGAAGAGCAGAAAGAGATCTACGAAAAGGTGCACAAACGCCTGTGGACCAAGTCGCTGAAGTTTGCGATGAGCCGCGATACGACCTGGTCGCTGGTCGGCGTCCCCCGCGCCCAACGCGAATATCTAGAGCAACATTACGAAAACGGCATCGTCGACTTCGTTCAAGAGAACATGCGGGCCGTCTTTGCTGAGTTGCCGATCCAAGACAACTACTTCTGGCGCGTCTACATCACCGGCGAATATACGCCCAAATGTTGCCCTGAGTACTTGAAGCCGGAGAATTTCCAACGGCTCAAGGACGACGTCATCCACCGCGTCAGCACGCACACCGATTCGGTCGAGCACTTTCTGCGAAAGCATGACGGCACGCCGATTCACCGCTTGGTGCTGCTGGATCACATGGACTGGCTCACCGGTTCGCTCCATCCGTATCTCGTCTCCGAATGGCAGGCGATCATGGATACGACCCGCGAACATGGCGCTCGGATCTTGTGGCGCAGCGGTGGGATGGATACGCAATTTGTGAATGAGGTCCCGGTGACCGTCGACGGTCAAAAGCGGGAAGTGGGCGACATGTTGCAGTACCACGACGAAACCGCCGATAGCCTTCATCCGAAGGATCGAGTTCACACATACGGCGCGTTCCGCATTGCCGATTTGGCCGCCTAG
- a CDS encoding class I SAM-dependent methyltransferase, translated as MGIASDLKVLYHLAVKPVRGKNHAERLESFYGGQAEAYDDFRKRLLQGRQEMYASLELPEGGVWVDMGGGTGSNLEYRGDDIPKMKSVYVVDLASSLLQVCDERIKTRGWEASAKTVEADATKFTPEEGLADVVTFSYSLTMIPDWFAAMDNALRILKPGGLIGVVDFYVSRKYPHEGRTQHGWFNRNFWPVWFSSDNVHPSADHLPYLQRQFETVTLEERRAKVPYLPLIRTPYYYFVGRKPAV; from the coding sequence ATGGGCATCGCCTCCGATCTCAAAGTTCTTTATCACCTGGCGGTCAAACCGGTCCGCGGTAAAAACCACGCCGAGCGGCTCGAAAGCTTCTACGGCGGCCAGGCCGAAGCGTACGACGACTTTCGCAAGCGACTGCTGCAAGGTCGCCAGGAGATGTACGCGTCGCTAGAGCTGCCTGAGGGGGGCGTCTGGGTCGATATGGGCGGGGGAACCGGGTCGAACCTCGAATATCGCGGGGACGACATCCCCAAAATGAAAAGCGTCTACGTCGTCGATCTCGCTTCGTCGCTCCTCCAAGTCTGCGATGAGCGGATCAAGACCCGCGGCTGGGAGGCCTCGGCCAAGACGGTCGAAGCCGACGCGACCAAGTTCACTCCTGAAGAAGGACTGGCCGATGTCGTCACGTTTTCTTACTCGCTGACGATGATCCCCGACTGGTTCGCCGCGATGGATAACGCACTGCGAATCCTCAAGCCAGGCGGGTTGATCGGCGTCGTCGACTTCTATGTTTCGCGGAAGTATCCGCACGAAGGCCGCACGCAGCACGGCTGGTTCAATCGCAACTTTTGGCCGGTCTGGTTCTCGTCCGACAACGTCCATCCCTCGGCCGACCACTTGCCTTACCTGCAGCGCCAGTTTGAGACGGTCACGCTGGAAGAACGTCGAGCCAAGGTCCCATACTTGCCGCTGATCCGCACGCCGTACTACTACTTTGTCGGACGCAAACCGGCGGTGTAG
- the map gene encoding type I methionyl aminopeptidase, whose protein sequence is MPSITLKSAREIALMRNAGLVVWEAHQAAAQLVRPGATTAEIDAAIENVFIQHDAIPLFKGVPGVIPFPAVTCVSINEEVVHGMPGSRQLVEGDIVSLDTGCKVNGWCGDAAVTHAVGTVSPIAAKLLEITQGSLQIAIDLMSRKSRWSEVAREMQEYVEAADFSVVTEFVGHGIGREMHESPQVPNYFSKRFQKEGDFPLRTGLVLAVEPMVNVGKREAKVTKDHWTVVTCDGSLSAHFEHTLALTSDGVEILTGPPS, encoded by the coding sequence ATGCCTTCTATTACGTTGAAATCGGCCCGCGAGATCGCTTTGATGCGAAACGCGGGACTTGTGGTCTGGGAAGCTCACCAGGCCGCCGCCCAATTGGTTCGTCCTGGCGCGACGACCGCCGAAATCGATGCGGCGATCGAGAACGTCTTTATTCAGCATGACGCGATCCCGCTCTTCAAAGGCGTTCCCGGAGTTATTCCCTTTCCCGCAGTGACTTGCGTCTCGATCAACGAAGAAGTGGTCCATGGGATGCCTGGCTCACGGCAGTTGGTCGAAGGGGACATTGTCAGTCTCGATACCGGCTGCAAAGTGAACGGTTGGTGCGGCGACGCCGCGGTGACGCATGCCGTGGGGACCGTTTCGCCGATCGCGGCCAAGTTGCTAGAGATTACGCAAGGTTCGCTGCAAATCGCAATCGATCTCATGTCGCGGAAAAGTCGCTGGAGCGAAGTTGCCCGCGAGATGCAAGAGTACGTCGAAGCGGCCGATTTTTCGGTGGTGACCGAATTCGTCGGGCACGGCATCGGCCGCGAAATGCACGAGTCTCCGCAGGTTCCCAACTACTTCTCCAAGCGATTCCAAAAAGAGGGAGACTTCCCGCTCCGGACCGGCCTGGTATTGGCGGTCGAGCCGATGGTCAACGTCGGCAAACGAGAAGCAAAGGTCACCAAAGATCACTGGACGGTCGTCACCTGTGACGGCTCTCTGAGCGCCCACTTTGAGCACACGTTGGCGCTAACATCCGATGGCGTTGAAATTCTAACCGGCCCGCCCAGCTAA
- a CDS encoding adenylate kinase, translating into MRLIFIGPPGVGKGTQSQNLVEYLNIPHVATGDMLRDAKKRGSELGKLASLHMDHGQLVPDPIVVQIVGERLDRSDCQRGCLLDGFPRTIGQAKALDDYLHQQNKDLDLVLTLDVNQEELFRRLLDRSVKEGRVDDTPETIRKRMRIYQERTSPLLDYYQEKGILQNVDGMGTPAEVFARIKAIVDGVSKDLRSD; encoded by the coding sequence ATGCGGTTAATCTTTATTGGACCTCCTGGCGTTGGCAAAGGCACCCAGTCTCAGAACCTGGTCGAATACTTGAATATCCCCCACGTCGCTACGGGGGATATGTTGCGAGACGCCAAGAAACGTGGGTCTGAATTGGGGAAGCTCGCCTCTTTGCACATGGATCACGGCCAATTGGTTCCTGATCCGATTGTGGTGCAAATCGTTGGTGAACGACTTGATCGTTCCGACTGCCAGCGAGGCTGCTTGCTCGATGGGTTTCCTCGCACCATTGGCCAGGCTAAAGCGCTCGATGACTATCTTCATCAGCAAAACAAAGATCTCGACCTTGTGCTGACATTGGATGTCAATCAGGAAGAATTGTTTCGTCGATTGCTTGATCGCTCGGTAAAAGAAGGTCGCGTTGACGATACGCCGGAGACGATTCGTAAGCGAATGCGGATCTATCAAGAACGGACATCGCCGCTGCTCGACTATTACCAGGAAAAAGGGATCTTGCAAAACGTCGACGGCATGGGAACGCCAGCCGAAGTCTTCGCTAGAATCAAGGCCATCGTCGACGGCGTTAGTAAAGACCTGCGTAGCGACTAA
- the secY gene encoding preprotein translocase subunit SecY, whose protein sequence is MWEKIRVIFTVPELRKRILLTLFLLAIYRVGWQITLPMVDAELAQQSAEQNSNFSQFLEQVSVFSASSLQQMTIFGLGIMPYISASIIFQLLGTVYKPIEDLQKEGETGRKKINEYTRYATVVLCLIQSFVYVRMMLLPGADGETIVNSAFWASPDNPTLTLGWQFVAVMIMTCGTIFLMWLGEQIDEYGIGNGISLLIMAGIVAQMPMAGLDLLQNSTFELNNFSPEKYGLETIITLVVLFVAVVSGVVFITQAQRKIPTQSAKHVRGRKVYGGTKQFLPLRINQAGVMPIIFASSLLMFPQIIFQGLASWTGNSMFDELARSFGQGSSFLYNLCYIVMIYFFCYFWTAITFNPKDVSDNLRNFGSFIPGYRPGRRTAEYLEKVMVRITYVGASFLVVIAIIPTLISTGMGVSPMVASFYGGTGLLIAVSVAFDLVQKIDSHLVMRNYKGLLEA, encoded by the coding sequence ATGTGGGAAAAGATCCGCGTCATATTCACCGTTCCGGAACTTCGCAAGCGAATTCTGCTCACCCTCTTCTTGCTCGCGATTTATCGCGTCGGGTGGCAGATCACGTTGCCGATGGTCGACGCCGAATTGGCCCAGCAAAGCGCCGAACAAAACAGCAATTTCTCCCAGTTTCTGGAGCAAGTGTCGGTTTTCAGCGCTAGCAGCTTGCAACAGATGACTATCTTTGGTCTCGGAATCATGCCGTATATTTCGGCGTCGATTATCTTTCAGCTGCTGGGAACGGTCTATAAACCGATCGAAGACCTGCAGAAGGAAGGAGAGACCGGGCGGAAGAAGATCAACGAATATACGCGCTACGCAACCGTAGTGCTCTGTTTGATTCAAAGCTTCGTCTATGTCCGGATGATGCTGCTACCGGGCGCTGATGGTGAGACCATCGTGAATTCCGCCTTCTGGGCGAGTCCAGACAATCCAACACTCACCTTAGGCTGGCAATTTGTCGCGGTCATGATCATGACTTGCGGCACGATCTTCCTGATGTGGCTGGGTGAGCAGATCGACGAATACGGGATCGGCAACGGGATCAGTTTGTTGATTATGGCCGGTATCGTCGCCCAAATGCCGATGGCCGGGCTCGACCTGTTGCAAAACTCTACCTTTGAGCTGAACAATTTCTCGCCCGAGAAATACGGTTTAGAGACGATCATTACGCTTGTGGTGCTCTTTGTCGCGGTAGTCTCAGGCGTGGTCTTTATCACCCAGGCTCAACGCAAGATTCCGACCCAAAGCGCCAAGCACGTTCGCGGTCGCAAGGTTTACGGCGGCACCAAGCAGTTTCTCCCGCTTCGCATCAATCAAGCGGGCGTGATGCCGATCATTTTCGCGAGCAGCTTGTTGATGTTCCCGCAGATCATTTTCCAGGGACTCGCTAGCTGGACAGGGAATTCAATGTTTGACGAACTGGCACGTAGTTTTGGCCAGGGTTCGTCGTTCCTCTACAATCTCTGCTACATCGTGATGATTTACTTCTTCTGCTACTTCTGGACTGCGATTACTTTCAATCCGAAAGACGTTTCCGACAATCTGCGTAACTTTGGTTCGTTTATCCCGGGTTATCGCCCAGGACGTCGAACTGCCGAGTACCTGGAAAAAGTGATGGTTCGCATCACTTATGTCGGCGCCAGCTTCCTGGTTGTGATTGCGATTATTCCTACGCTGATCTCAACGGGGATGGGCGTCAGTCCGATGGTTGCGAGTTTCTACGGCGGCACCGGGCTCTTAATTGCGGTGAGCGTTGCGTTTGATCTCGTGCAAAAGATTGACAGCCACCTCGTCATGAGAAACTATAAGGGCTTGTTGGAAGCGTAA
- the rplO gene encoding 50S ribosomal protein L15, which produces MEFNEVHSGIQKNRKRKRIGRGPGSGHGKTSGRGHKGAKSRAGYSRNPIFQGGTMPLVRRVPKRGFFNKFAITVAAINITDLEREFSAGDEVTLESLRAKGLAKRRYDELKILGNGDLTKKLTVSAHRFSASAKEKIEAAGGSCVIVPGKTPVEDKKKAAREAKAKK; this is translated from the coding sequence ATGGAATTCAACGAAGTACACAGCGGTATCCAAAAGAACCGCAAACGCAAGCGTATTGGTCGCGGACCAGGTTCGGGTCACGGTAAGACTTCGGGTCGTGGTCACAAAGGCGCCAAGAGCCGTGCCGGTTATTCGCGTAATCCGATCTTCCAGGGCGGTACGATGCCGCTGGTTCGTCGAGTGCCGAAACGGGGCTTCTTTAACAAGTTCGCCATCACGGTCGCTGCGATCAACATTACGGACCTCGAACGCGAATTCAGCGCCGGTGACGAAGTCACGCTAGAATCGCTTCGCGCCAAGGGTCTGGCCAAACGTCGTTATGACGAGCTGAAGATCTTGGGCAACGGCGATCTGACGAAGAAGCTGACTGTGTCAGCGCATCGTTTCAGCGCTTCGGCCAAAGAAAAAATTGAAGCCGCTGGCGGCTCGTGCGTTATCGTCCCTGGCAAAACGCCGGTGGAAGATAAGAAGAAAGCGGCTCGCGAAGCGAAAGCGAAGAAGTAA
- the rpsE gene encoding 30S ribosomal protein S5, with translation MEKVVKIKRCAAVVKGGRRFSFAAMVVCGDGKGKVGCGYGKANEVPPSVEKAVKQAERSLAAVNIVNGSIPHKVIGRYGAGKVVLVPARPGTGIIAGASVRAVCEAVGIHDVLTKSFGSTNPVILVKATIEGLKQLRTRDDIQRLRGVAL, from the coding sequence GTGGAAAAGGTCGTAAAGATCAAGCGTTGTGCCGCAGTGGTCAAGGGTGGTCGTCGCTTTAGCTTCGCCGCCATGGTTGTGTGTGGCGACGGTAAAGGCAAAGTCGGTTGCGGTTACGGCAAAGCCAACGAAGTTCCGCCAAGCGTGGAAAAGGCTGTTAAACAGGCCGAACGTTCGCTTGCGGCGGTGAACATCGTCAACGGTTCGATCCCGCACAAGGTGATCGGTCGCTATGGCGCCGGCAAGGTGGTTTTGGTTCCGGCTCGTCCGGGTACCGGGATCATCGCAGGCGCATCCGTTCGCGCCGTTTGTGAAGCGGTCGGAATCCACGACGTTTTGACCAAGAGCTTCGGCTCGACCAATCCGGTCATTTTGGTGAAAGCCACGATCGAAGGTCTGAAGCAGCTGCGGACTCGAGACGACATTCAACGCCTGCGAGGAGTCGCCCTCTAA
- the rplR gene encoding 50S ribosomal protein L18 translates to MNHEKFINKQRLRRRRHNRKKVRGTAERPRLMVFRSNMHIYCQLIDDERGVTLASASTRDTDLRSDASGGNCAAAATVGKAIAGRAAAAGVTQVCFDRGHFRYIGRLAALADAAREAGLQF, encoded by the coding sequence GTGAATCACGAAAAATTTATCAACAAGCAGCGACTCCGTCGCCGCCGTCACAACCGAAAAAAAGTCCGCGGTACGGCTGAACGCCCCCGTCTGATGGTTTTTCGCAGTAACATGCACATCTATTGTCAGTTGATTGACGATGAGCGTGGCGTGACGTTGGCTTCGGCTTCGACCCGTGACACCGATCTGCGTAGTGACGCGTCCGGTGGTAATTGCGCCGCCGCCGCTACGGTTGGCAAAGCGATCGCAGGACGAGCCGCCGCCGCTGGCGTGACCCAGGTCTGCTTTGATCGCGGACATTTCCGATACATCGGCCGCTTGGCCGCGCTGGCCGACGCCGCGCGTGAAGCTGGCCTGCAGTTCTAA
- the rplF gene encoding 50S ribosomal protein L6, producing the protein MSRLGKKPVAIPEKVTISVTNRVINVEGPLGKLSYEHRPEVSVTVNSDSNDVTVAAASDSRESKAFHGLTRALVANMLEGVSKGYEKRLEIVGVGYLAAIAGDILQMRVGYANEIHKKIPADLTVTCPDQTHILVKGIDKQRVGQFAAECRSARKPEPYKGKGVRYQGELIKLKPGKAASK; encoded by the coding sequence ATGTCACGACTCGGCAAAAAACCAGTTGCGATTCCCGAAAAAGTAACCATCTCGGTTACGAATCGTGTAATCAACGTAGAAGGCCCGTTGGGGAAGCTCTCTTATGAGCATCGCCCTGAGGTGTCCGTTACGGTCAATTCCGACAGCAACGATGTTACTGTCGCCGCTGCTAGCGACTCGCGTGAATCGAAGGCCTTTCATGGCCTGACTCGCGCCTTGGTTGCGAACATGCTGGAAGGCGTTTCCAAAGGTTACGAGAAGCGTCTCGAAATCGTGGGCGTCGGCTACTTGGCGGCGATCGCTGGCGACATCCTGCAGATGCGGGTTGGCTATGCGAACGAGATTCATAAAAAGATACCAGCCGATTTGACCGTAACGTGCCCAGATCAAACGCACATTCTGGTCAAAGGGATCGATAAACAGCGCGTTGGGCAGTTCGCCGCCGAATGCCGCTCGGCACGCAAGCCGGAGCCTTACAAGGGCAAGGGCGTGCGTTACCAAGGCGAATTGATCAAGTTGAAGCCTGGCAAGGCTGCATCCAAATAA
- the rpsH gene encoding 30S ribosomal protein S8 has product MMTDPIADMLTRIRNAVRVEHPHVEMPSSKVKQGVADVLKREGYIWDWEEVEAEPANQIRLELKYGPNGERVIQTIRRISKPGRRIYTKSRDLRPVLDGLGISVISTSHGVISDREARQKNVGGEILCEIW; this is encoded by the coding sequence ATGATGACTGACCCGATCGCCGACATGCTAACACGTATCCGCAATGCGGTTCGCGTTGAACACCCGCACGTCGAAATGCCTTCTTCGAAGGTCAAACAAGGCGTAGCTGACGTGCTGAAGCGCGAGGGCTACATCTGGGACTGGGAAGAGGTTGAGGCTGAACCGGCCAATCAAATCCGGTTAGAGTTGAAATACGGTCCAAACGGTGAGCGCGTGATCCAAACGATCCGTCGCATCAGTAAGCCGGGACGTCGTATTTACACGAAAAGCCGCGACCTACGACCGGTCCTCGACGGCCTGGGCATCAGTGTGATCAGCACGAGCCATGGCGTAATTAGCGATCGCGAAGCCCGACAAAAGAACGTCGGCGGCGAAATTTTATGTGAGATCTGGTAA
- a CDS encoding type Z 30S ribosomal protein S14, producing MASKSKIAKAKREPKFSSRSERRCNLCGRPRAVYRKFGVCRICIRKLADRGLIPGLRKASW from the coding sequence GTGGCGAGCAAATCCAAAATCGCAAAAGCGAAGCGGGAGCCGAAGTTCTCCTCGCGTAGCGAACGGCGTTGCAATCTGTGCGGCCGGCCGCGCGCCGTCTATCGCAAGTTTGGGGTCTGCCGTATTTGCATCCGCAAATTGGCCGACCGCGGCTTGATTCCTGGACTCCGCAAGGCGAGCTGGTAA
- the rplE gene encoding 50S ribosomal protein L5 — protein MKPRLQEKFENEVLTALAEKLGRTNRLSLPRLQKIVVNMGVGTAVSEKKHVDEAVSAMAEFTGQRPLICRARKSIANFRLREGMPIGCKVTLRRQRMYEFLDRLISLALPQVRDFRGISPKCFDGNGNYTMGISEQLVFPELNPDKYTRPQGMDITFVCSTKSDEESLELLTLLGLPFSKDAKRKVKKKSKPGARR, from the coding sequence ATGAAACCCCGTTTACAAGAAAAGTTCGAGAACGAAGTGCTTACCGCACTTGCGGAGAAGCTCGGTCGCACCAATCGACTGTCGCTTCCTCGCTTGCAGAAGATCGTCGTCAATATGGGCGTCGGTACTGCCGTTTCAGAAAAGAAGCACGTCGACGAGGCAGTCTCGGCGATGGCCGAATTTACCGGTCAGCGTCCGTTGATCTGCCGAGCTCGCAAAAGCATCGCAAACTTTCGCCTTCGCGAAGGAATGCCGATCGGGTGCAAGGTTACCTTGCGTCGCCAACGAATGTACGAATTTCTGGATCGCCTGATTTCCTTGGCGCTTCCGCAGGTTCGCGACTTTCGCGGCATCAGCCCGAAATGCTTTGACGGCAACGGAAACTACACGATGGGCATCAGTGAACAACTGGTGTTCCCGGAATTGAACCCGGACAAGTACACGCGTCCGCAAGGAATGGACATCACCTTCGTCTGTTCGACGAAGAGCGATGAAGAGTCGTTGGAGCTGCTAACGCTTCTCGGGCTTCCGTTCTCGAAAGATGCGAAGCGTAAAGTCAAGAAGAAGTCGAAGCCGGGCGCACGTCGCTAA
- the rplX gene encoding 50S ribosomal protein L24 codes for MLIKVNDRVEIIAGEYRSRPAKGADKVVQGKVLKVLPTAGKLVVEGVNKMYKHVKPSQRNPQGGRLIREAPIQMSNVMYVCNACGQRTRLGVKQLDSGVKVRFCKKCNADQGEIAPARKSS; via the coding sequence ATGCTTATTAAAGTGAATGATCGCGTTGAGATCATCGCCGGCGAATACCGCTCTCGCCCCGCCAAGGGAGCTGACAAGGTAGTTCAAGGTAAAGTGCTTAAGGTCCTTCCGACGGCTGGCAAGCTGGTCGTCGAAGGGGTCAACAAGATGTACAAGCACGTAAAGCCTTCGCAGCGTAATCCGCAAGGTGGCCGACTGATTCGGGAAGCCCCGATTCAAATGTCAAACGTCATGTACGTTTGCAACGCCTGTGGTCAACGTACGCGTTTGGGAGTCAAGCAGCTTGATTCCGGCGTCAAAGTTCGCTTCTGCAAGAAGTGCAACGCCGACCAGGGCGAAATCGCCCCGGCCCGGAAATCCAGCTAG
- the rplN gene encoding 50S ribosomal protein L14, with protein sequence MIQQETRLSVADNTGAKQVMCIKVLGGTRKRTAGLGDVIICSVKEVIAGADVKKKAVVRAVIVRVKKPTRRADGSYIRFDSNAVVIVDKDGNPRGTRIFGAVARELREKKFMRIVSLANEVL encoded by the coding sequence ATGATCCAACAAGAAACCAGACTTTCTGTCGCTGACAATACCGGCGCCAAGCAAGTGATGTGCATCAAGGTTCTAGGTGGAACGCGTAAGCGAACTGCCGGGCTGGGCGACGTCATCATCTGCTCGGTGAAGGAAGTGATTGCCGGCGCCGACGTAAAGAAAAAAGCGGTTGTGCGAGCCGTCATCGTTCGCGTCAAAAAACCGACGCGTCGTGCAGACGGCAGTTACATCCGTTTTGATAGCAACGCGGTGGTGATCGTCGACAAAGACGGTAACCCGCGCGGCACTCGTATCTTCGGAGCTGTCGCTCGTGAACTGCGAGAGAAGAAATTCATGCGTATTGTCAGCTTGGCCAACGAGGTGCTGTAA
- the rpsQ gene encoding 30S ribosomal protein S17, producing MPKKVLLGKVTSDKMDKTRRVEITRRLRHPLYGKYYSRRMVCHVHDENNESGLGDKVEIIESRPLSKTKRWALVRIVEKSREVDVAALKAAREQAAENLASES from the coding sequence ATGCCCAAGAAAGTTTTGCTCGGGAAAGTGACCAGCGACAAGATGGATAAGACGCGTCGCGTCGAAATCACTCGTCGCTTGCGTCATCCGTTGTACGGTAAGTACTACTCCCGCCGCATGGTCTGCCATGTTCACGACGAGAACAACGAGTCGGGACTGGGCGACAAGGTCGAAATTATCGAGAGCCGGCCGCTGTCGAAGACAAAGCGTTGGGCGCTCGTTCGTATCGTAGAAAAGAGCCGTGAAGTCGATGTCGCCGCCCTCAAAGCCGCCCGCGAACAGGCGGCCGAGAATCTGGCGAGCGAGTCGTAA
- the rpmC gene encoding 50S ribosomal protein L29 — protein sequence MKANELREMSDDQLVATLKDAAESIFRLKMQAQTERLDAPTELLRRRRLIARIKTIQNERTRAAATAS from the coding sequence ATGAAAGCGAACGAACTGCGGGAAATGAGCGACGATCAATTGGTTGCGACCTTAAAGGACGCCGCCGAGTCGATTTTCCGCTTGAAGATGCAGGCTCAGACCGAACGACTTGACGCTCCTACCGAGCTGCTGCGTCGCCGTCGCCTGATCGCCCGTATTAAAACGATTCAAAACGAACGAACGCGAGCCGCCGCAACGGCGAGCTAA
- the rplP gene encoding 50S ribosomal protein L16 gives MSRMPRRVKHRKSQRRRIRGNATRGNTVELGEYGLQTTQAGYIKAATIEAGRIAAQQYVRGIGRLFIRIFPQKSVTSTPLETRMGKGKGEVDYWAAVVKPGTVLYELSGVTEEQARICLARVAHKMPVRCRFVRKRPDLTTAAGDA, from the coding sequence ATGTCGCGAATGCCGCGGAGGGTCAAGCACCGAAAAAGTCAAAGAAGGCGTATAAGAGGTAACGCTACTCGCGGTAACACCGTAGAGTTGGGCGAATACGGCCTTCAAACGACGCAAGCTGGATATATCAAAGCAGCCACGATCGAAGCCGGTCGTATCGCCGCTCAACAGTATGTCCGCGGCATCGGTCGCTTGTTTATTCGGATTTTTCCGCAAAAGTCGGTAACCTCGACGCCGCTCGAAACCCGCATGGGTAAGGGTAAAGGCGAAGTGGATTACTGGGCTGCCGTCGTAAAGCCAGGCACCGTCTTGTACGAGTTGTCAGGCGTAACTGAAGAGCAAGCGCGTATTTGTTTGGCTCGCGTAGCTCACAAGATGCCGGTTCGTTGTCGCTTCGTACGGAAGCGTCCTGACCTGACGACCGCCGCCGGCGACGCGTAA